The Cinclus cinclus chromosome 3, bCinCin1.1, whole genome shotgun sequence genome has a window encoding:
- the RCOR3 gene encoding REST corepressor 3 isoform X6, translating into MLFWHKHNIEKSLADLPNFTPFPDEWTVEDKVLFEQAFSFHGKSFHRIQQMLPDKTIASLVKYYYSWKKTRSRTSLMDRQARKLANRNNQGDSDDDVEEAHPMDGNDSDYDPKKEAKKEVTDNLMGNNEQPVQTSKIGLGRREYQSLQHRHHSQRSKCRPPKGMYLTQEDVIAVSCSPNAANTILRQLDMELISLKRQVQNAKQVNSALKQKMEGGIEEFKPPESNQKINARWTTEEQLLAVQGVRKYGKDFQAIADVIGNKTVGQVKNFFVNYRRRFNLEEVLQEWEAEQGTLASNGDASALGEDTKNTSNVPSGKSTDEEDEAQSTPAAQCLGPSPPAQASAPAPAAPTAALNQPPPLLRPALPAAPALHRQPPPLQQQARFIQPRPTLNQPPPPLIRPANSMPPRLNPRPVLTAGSGQQPPSLIGIQTESQSTLH; encoded by the exons ATGTTGTTCTGGCACAAACACAATATTGAGAAGTCCCTTGCGGATCTCCCTAACTTCACTCCTTTCCCTGATGAATGGACAGTTGAAGATAAAGTCCTATTTGAGCAAGCATTTAGCTTCCATGGAAAGAGCTTTCACAGGATCCAGCAAATG CTCCCAGACAAGACCATTGCAAGCCTTGTAAAATACTACTATTCTTGGAAAAAAACTCGCTCTAGGACAAGTTTGATGGATCGTCAGGCTCGTAAACTAGCTAATAGAAATAATCAAGGTGACAG TGATGATGATGTAGAAGAAGCTCATCCAATGGATGGAAATGATAGTGATTATGATCCCAAAAAAGAAGCCAAAAAGGAGGTAACAGATAACTTAATG GGAAATAATGAGCAGCCTGTCCAGACCAGCAAAATAGGTCTGGGTAGAAGAGAGTATCAGAGCTTGCAGCATCGCCACCATTCCCAGCGTTCCAAATGCCGTCCACCAAAAGGCATGTACCTGACCCAGGAAGATGTGATAGCTGTTTCCTGTAGTCCCAATGCAGCCAACACAATTCTTAGACAGCTGGATATGGAACTAATCTCGTTAAAGCGACAG GTTCAAAATGCTAAGCAAGTAAACAGTGCACttaaacagaaaatggaagGCGGGATTGAAGAATTCAAACCTCCTGAG TCTAATCAGAAAATCAATGCCCGTTGGACCACAGAAGAGCAGCTTCTTGCAGTACAAG GTGTCCGAAAATATGGTAAAGATTTTCAAGCTATTGCAGATGTAATTGGCAACAAGACTGTTGGCCAAGTGAAGAACTTCTTTGTAAACTACAGGCGTCGGTTTAACTTAGAGGAGGTATTGCAGGAATGGGAAGCGGAACAAGGAACCCTGGCTTCTAATGGTGATGCTTCTGCTTTAGGGGAGGACACAAAAAATACTTCTAATGTGCCATCAGGAAAGAGCACTGATGAAGAAGATGAG GCACAAAGCACTCCGGCCGCTCAGTGTTTAGGCCCTTCACCTCCAGCGCAGGcgtctgctccagcacctgccGCTCCCACGGCAGCTTTAAATCAGCCGCCCCCGTTACTCCGTCCAGCGCTTCccgcagctcctgctctgcaccGCCAGCCTCCGCCGCTCCAGCAGCAGGCGCGCTTCATCCAGCCGCGGCCGACCCTAAACCAGCCTCCCCCGCCGCTCATCCGCCCAGCTAATTCCATGCCTCCCCGCCTCAACCCCCGGCCCGTGCTGACCGCCGGCAGCGGCCAGCAGCCGCCCTCGCTCATCGGCATCCAGACAGAGTCCCAGTCCACTCTGCactga